From a single Mobula birostris isolate sMobBir1 chromosome 13, sMobBir1.hap1, whole genome shotgun sequence genomic region:
- the LOC140207768 gene encoding uncharacterized protein isoform X1, with the protein MNAKFIKMDSRSPSRGAHKQEPRRGIGNRSYRKICLLCLVTSVLVAIIAGLSIHVLQIRQSLIASDQKYQRLWEQHQEMNSTQRQCLLHIHEPNSTLQSRTSKNTHQKLSLDTCLKNVSVPSNNLSMLEHKLFVCECNVSILENQLMILESNLSPRSTELSDQHQTQADLRHNFNHLEMQCRTLNETNAQICQLLTSRQDHACSQDWIKNEGRCYFISTFKRSYDGAKQHCSDSDSKLFEINSEEEEIFVNKTFGEQDNSYWIGKCKAGKVASNLVYKMDAGKFECSECKSGWLSSCKNDQHRFICEKSASLHPDVAEKIWDLCQNLVEPT; encoded by the exons ATGAATGCGAAGTTCATCAAAATGGACTCACGGTCTCCTTCCAGAG GTGCGCATAAACAGGAGCCGAGAAGGGGCATCGGAAATAGATCGTACCGTAAGATCTGCCTACTCTGCCTCGTTACGTCCGTCCTCGTTGCGATAATTGCGGGGCTCTCAATCCATG TGTTGCAGATCCGTCAGTCTCTGATCGCCTCCGATCAAAAGTACCAGAGACTTTGGGAGCAACATCAGGAGATGAACAGCACCCAGCGCCAATGTCTGCTGCATATACACGAGCCGAACTCAACCCTTCAGTCCAGGACATCCAAGAATACCCACCAAAAGCTCTCCCTGGACACCTGTCTCAAGAATGTTTCCGTCCCCAGCAACAACCTCTCCATGCTCGAACACAAATTATTTGTCTGCGAATGCAACGTCTCCATCCTTGAAAACCAATTGATGATCCTGGAAAGCAACCTGTCCCCCCGGAGCACCGAGCTCTCTGATCAGCATCAAACGCAAGCCGATCTCCGTCACAACTTCAATCACCTCGAAATGCAGTGTAGAACTCTCAACGAAACcaatgctcaaatctgccaacTGCTgaccagcagacaag ATCATGCGTGTTCCCAGGACTGGATCAAAAATGAAGGCCGGTGTTATTTCATATCCACATTTAAAAGATCATACGATGGAGCGAAACAACATTGTTCTGACTCTGATTCAAAGCTTTTTGAAATAAATTCAGAAGAGGAAGAG ATTTTTGTTAACAAAACTTTCGGCGAACAAGACAACTCATATTGGATTGGAAAATGCAAAGCCGG GAAAGTGGCCTCTAATCTCGTGTACAAGATGGACGCTGGAAAGTTCGAGTGCAGCGAATGTAAATCTGGTTGGCTTAGCAGTTGTAAAAATGATCAGCACCGTTTCATCTGTGAGAAGTCTGCATCTTTGCACCCGGACGTTGCTGAAAAGATTTGGGATCTCTGTCAAAATCTGGTGGAGCCGACGTAA
- the LOC140207768 gene encoding uncharacterized protein isoform X2 translates to MLLTSMLQIRQSLIASDQKYQRLWEQHQEMNSTQRQCLLHIHEPNSTLQSRTSKNTHQKLSLDTCLKNVSVPSNNLSMLEHKLFVCECNVSILENQLMILESNLSPRSTELSDQHQTQADLRHNFNHLEMQCRTLNETNAQICQLLTSRQDHACSQDWIKNEGRCYFISTFKRSYDGAKQHCSDSDSKLFEINSEEEEIFVNKTFGEQDNSYWIGKCKAGKVASNLVYKMDAGKFECSECKSGWLSSCKNDQHRFICEKSASLHPDVAEKIWDLCQNLVEPT, encoded by the exons ATGCTCCTgacttcca TGTTGCAGATCCGTCAGTCTCTGATCGCCTCCGATCAAAAGTACCAGAGACTTTGGGAGCAACATCAGGAGATGAACAGCACCCAGCGCCAATGTCTGCTGCATATACACGAGCCGAACTCAACCCTTCAGTCCAGGACATCCAAGAATACCCACCAAAAGCTCTCCCTGGACACCTGTCTCAAGAATGTTTCCGTCCCCAGCAACAACCTCTCCATGCTCGAACACAAATTATTTGTCTGCGAATGCAACGTCTCCATCCTTGAAAACCAATTGATGATCCTGGAAAGCAACCTGTCCCCCCGGAGCACCGAGCTCTCTGATCAGCATCAAACGCAAGCCGATCTCCGTCACAACTTCAATCACCTCGAAATGCAGTGTAGAACTCTCAACGAAACcaatgctcaaatctgccaacTGCTgaccagcagacaag ATCATGCGTGTTCCCAGGACTGGATCAAAAATGAAGGCCGGTGTTATTTCATATCCACATTTAAAAGATCATACGATGGAGCGAAACAACATTGTTCTGACTCTGATTCAAAGCTTTTTGAAATAAATTCAGAAGAGGAAGAG ATTTTTGTTAACAAAACTTTCGGCGAACAAGACAACTCATATTGGATTGGAAAATGCAAAGCCGG GAAAGTGGCCTCTAATCTCGTGTACAAGATGGACGCTGGAAAGTTCGAGTGCAGCGAATGTAAATCTGGTTGGCTTAGCAGTTGTAAAAATGATCAGCACCGTTTCATCTGTGAGAAGTCTGCATCTTTGCACCCGGACGTTGCTGAAAAGATTTGGGATCTCTGTCAAAATCTGGTGGAGCCGACGTAA